The Electrophorus electricus isolate fEleEle1 chromosome 19, fEleEle1.pri, whole genome shotgun sequence genome has a segment encoding these proteins:
- the men1 gene encoding menin, producing MGLRSAQKKHFPLRGIDGIIQLFDYELGNPEPDLALLSLVLGFVEHFLAVNRVVPINVPGVRFEPLKGDCLNSCFPTVELGLISALHERFTAQIRGAVDLSLYRRPAGGSSRELVKKVSDVIWNSLSRSYFKDRAHIQSLFSLITGTKLDSSGVAFAVVAACQVLGLKDVHLALSEDHAWVIFGKGGEETAEVTWHGKGNEDRRGQTVTAGVNERSWLYLKGSYMKCNRNMEVAFMVCAINPSLDLHTDSTELLQLQQRLLWLLYERGVLERYPMAMGTLADLEDQEPIVGKGDPLSIHLKAVESSKTYYNNEHIYPFMYLAGYHYRHRNVREALGAWAEAASVMQDYNYCREDEEIYKEFFDIANDVIPTLLKETAAAAESGGEGTESTEKDQPRQAAALSALHDPECFAHLLRFYDGICKWEEGSPTPVLHVGWATYLVQSLSRFDAQIRQKVTIFTRDPEPQDDDDQSSDDPREGRRRGPRRESKLEEQAGPSPPAAAPPPQVPQPKKIGGEGGRRRSSASGRVKEAEGKTEPSSPSPAPSPSQMMAAGGPVVTFHSEKMKGMKELLSAAKINSSAIKLQLTAQSQVQMKRQKPTPSGEYTLSFMKRPRKTL from the exons ATGGGGCTCCGGTCAGCTCAGAAGAAGCACTTTCCCCTCCGGGGCATTGATGGAATAATACAGCTGTTCGACTATGAGCTTGGAAACCCGGAGCCAGACCTGGCCCTGCTGTCTCTCGTACTGGGCTTTGTGGAGCACTTTCTGGCTGTCAACCGGGTGGTGCCCATTAACGTGCCAGGAGTGCGCTTCGAACCCCTGAAAGGAGACTGCCTCAACTCCTGCTTTCCCACCGTCGAGCTCGGACTGATCTCTGCTCTGCATGAGCGCTTCACAGCGCAGATTCGTGGTGCGGTGGACCTGTCGCTGTATCGCCGTCCTGCTGGAGGCTCGAGCAGGGAGCTGGTGAAGAAGGTCTCAGATGTAATCTGGAACAGCCTGAGCCGATCATACTTCAAAGACAGAGCCCATATTCAGTCTCTGTTCAGTCTGATCACAG GCACAAAGCTGGACAGCTCTGGTGTGGCGTTCGCAGTAGTGGCTGCCTGTCAGGTGCTGGGACTGAAGGACGTCCACCTCGCCTTGTCTGAGGACCACGCCTGGGTGATCTTCGGCAAAGGGGGCGAGGAGACAGCTGAGGTCACATGGCATGGCAAGGGGAATGAGGACAGGAGAGGCCAGACTGTCACTGCTGGAGTCAATGAGAGG AGTTGGTTGTATCTAAAGGGTTCCTACATGAAGTGTAACCGTAACATGGAGGTCGCGTTCATGGTGTGTGCCATCAACCCGTCCTTAGAtctgcacacagacagcactgaGCTGCTGCAGCTTCAGCAG AGATTGCTTTGGCTGCTATACGAGCGTGGAGTCTTGGAGAG GTATCCCATGGCGATGGGCACCCTTGCTGACTTGGAAGATCAAGAACCTATTGTTGGCAAGGGAGACCCTCTCTCAATTCATCTCAAG GCTGTAGAGTCGTCCAAGACGTACTACAACAACGAGCACATCTACCCTTTCATGTACCTGGCTGGGTACCACTACAGACACAGGAACGTTCGCGAGGCTTTGGGGGCCTGGGCCGAGGCCGCCTCCGTCATGCAGGA TTACAACTACTGCCGTGAAGATGAAGAGATATATAAGGAGTTTTTTGACATCGCGAATGATGTCATCCCCACACTTCTCAAAGAGACAGCTGCTGCCGccgagagtggaggagagggcaCCGAGAGTACAGAAAAG GACCAGCCAAGACAGGCCGCGGCCCTGTCTGCCCTGCACGACCCAGAATGCTTTGCGCACTTGTTGCGTTTCTATGATGGCATTTGTAAATGGGAGGAGGGGAGTCCCACACCTGTGCTCCATGTAGGCTGGGCCACCTACCTTGTTCAGTCCCTCAGTCGCTTTGACGCGCAG ATAAGACAGAAAGTGACAATCTTCACCCGAGACCCAGAACCACAAGATGACGATGACCAGTCCAGCGACGACCCCCGCGAGGGCCGCCGGAGGGGCCCGCGGCGCGAGTCCAAGCTGGAGGAGCAGGCAGGGCCGTCGCCGCCTGCCGCCGCCCCGCCCCCTCAGGTGCCCCAGCCCAAAAAGATCGGTGGAGAGGGCGGTCGGCGCCGCTCTTCTGCGAGCGGCCGGGTCAAAGAGGCAGAGGGGAAGACCGAGCCTTCTTCCCCAAGCCCCGCCCCGTCGCCTAGCCAGATGATGGCCGCCGGCGGACCTGTGGTGACGTTCCACAGCGAGAAGATGAAGGGAATGAAGGAGCTGCTCTCGGCGGCCAAGATCAACTCTAGCGCCATTAAGCTGCAGCTCACTGCCCAGTCGCAGGTCCAGATGAAGAGGCAGAAACCCACCCCCTCTGGGGAATACACCCTCTCTTTCATGAAACGCCCCCGCAAAACTCTCTAG